In Suttonella indologenes, one genomic interval encodes:
- a CDS encoding glycogen/starch/alpha-glucan phosphorylase: MNATNPQHVERVKNAIIHKLIFALGCDPKEATTLNWLHAAMRVVRDISTEGRLETRRLTLEKGSRQVYYLSMEFLMGRTFSNALIAEEMYDVIKAALEALGQNVDDIINAEPDPGLGNGGLGRLAACFLDSTATMRIPAMGYGIRYEYGMFRQEINAQGEQVEMPDNWTSHEIAWPYVRPSKRYKIQFGGYVQEEGNRTLWHSADEITALAHDYLVPGYDVNLANNLRLWTAQAGSKVFSLADFNRGDYFAAMEKQNASENVSRVLYPDDSTTKGRELRLRQEYFLCSASLQDIVRRHEAQYGSCDNLADKIAIHLNDTHPSLAIPELMRILIDEKGYDWQQAWTMTQSIFSYTNHTLMSEALETWPVDMLGMILPRHLKLILEINEVFLKQVQERYPHDHDLIRRVSIIDEEGERKVRMAWLSVIGSHKINGVAKFHSQLMVKSIFADFAKLFPERFTNVTNGVTPRRWIGIANPQLATLIDDKIGGTWRKDLTRLSQLNTFADDEAFLQQLAHIKRNNKQALADYVKKQLNITLNPDAIFDVQIKRIHEYKRQSMNVLHILDLYYRILENPDADWQPRVFIFAGKAASAYYMAKKIIHLINDVANIINHDARIRDLIKIVFIPNYGVSLAQMIIPAADISEQISLAGTEASGTSNMKFALNGALTVGTLDGANVEILDAVGKDNIFIFGNTIEEVEQLRREGYSPMRYIEQDAALSHIVQQVSNGAFSPDDPTRYQDLFSPFGDYYQSFADFHAYVEAQNRISEFYRDPIAWQRAALANIANMGYFSSDRSIMDYARNIWKIDPLDDIPLDSEALVERINKPSAAKPYKT, encoded by the coding sequence ATGAATGCCACGAATCCGCAACATGTCGAGCGCGTTAAAAACGCGATCATCCATAAACTCATCTTCGCCTTGGGTTGCGATCCCAAAGAAGCCACCACACTAAACTGGCTGCATGCCGCCATGCGCGTGGTCAGAGACATCAGCACCGAAGGACGACTCGAAACCCGCCGCCTCACTTTAGAAAAAGGCAGCCGGCAAGTCTATTATTTATCCATGGAATTTCTCATGGGCCGCACCTTCAGCAATGCCCTCATCGCCGAGGAAATGTACGACGTCATTAAAGCCGCTCTTGAAGCGCTCGGACAAAATGTTGATGACATCATCAATGCCGAACCGGATCCGGGACTCGGCAACGGCGGTCTGGGTCGTCTTGCCGCCTGCTTCCTAGACAGCACCGCCACCATGAGAATCCCCGCCATGGGCTATGGCATCCGCTATGAATACGGCATGTTCCGTCAAGAAATCAATGCGCAAGGCGAACAAGTCGAAATGCCGGACAACTGGACAAGTCATGAAATCGCTTGGCCTTATGTACGCCCGAGCAAACGCTATAAAATCCAATTCGGCGGCTATGTGCAGGAAGAAGGCAATCGCACCCTATGGCATAGCGCCGATGAAATCACCGCCTTAGCCCATGACTATCTGGTGCCAGGCTATGACGTCAATCTCGCCAATAATCTGCGTTTATGGACGGCTCAGGCCGGCAGCAAAGTCTTCAGCTTGGCGGATTTTAACCGCGGCGATTATTTTGCCGCCATGGAAAAGCAAAACGCTTCGGAAAACGTCTCGCGCGTCCTCTATCCTGACGATTCCACCACTAAGGGACGCGAACTGCGTCTACGCCAAGAATACTTTCTCTGCTCCGCTTCCCTGCAAGACATCGTACGCCGCCATGAAGCCCAATACGGCAGCTGCGACAATCTTGCCGATAAAATCGCCATTCATCTCAATGACACCCACCCCAGCCTTGCCATTCCCGAACTTATGCGCATCCTCATCGATGAAAAAGGCTATGACTGGCAGCAGGCTTGGACAATGACCCAAAGCATCTTCTCCTACACCAACCACACCCTCATGAGCGAAGCCTTAGAAACATGGCCGGTGGACATGTTGGGCATGATTTTGCCGCGCCATTTGAAACTCATTTTGGAAATCAACGAAGTCTTCCTCAAACAGGTCCAAGAACGCTATCCGCACGATCATGACTTAATCCGCCGCGTATCCATCATTGACGAAGAAGGCGAACGCAAAGTGCGCATGGCTTGGCTCTCCGTCATCGGTTCGCATAAAATCAACGGCGTCGCGAAATTCCATTCGCAATTAATGGTGAAATCCATTTTTGCCGATTTTGCCAAACTCTTCCCCGAACGCTTTACCAACGTCACCAACGGCGTTACGCCCCGGCGTTGGATCGGCATTGCCAATCCGCAACTCGCCACACTAATCGACGATAAAATCGGCGGCACATGGCGCAAAGACCTCACCCGACTCAGCCAGCTGAATACATTTGCCGATGACGAAGCCTTCTTGCAGCAATTGGCGCATATCAAGCGCAACAATAAACAAGCGCTCGCCGACTATGTTAAAAAACAATTGAACATCACGCTCAATCCCGATGCCATTTTCGACGTGCAAATCAAGCGCATTCATGAATATAAGCGCCAAAGCATGAACGTCCTGCATATTTTGGATCTCTACTACCGCATACTGGAAAATCCGGACGCCGATTGGCAGCCGCGCGTATTCATCTTTGCCGGCAAAGCCGCCAGTGCCTACTATATGGCGAAAAAAATCATTCATCTTATCAATGATGTGGCAAACATCATCAATCACGATGCCCGCATCCGCGATTTGATCAAAATCGTCTTTATTCCCAATTACGGCGTCAGCTTGGCACAAATGATTATTCCCGCCGCCGATATCTCCGAACAAATTTCTTTAGCCGGCACAGAAGCCTCCGGCACCTCCAATATGAAATTCGCGCTCAACGGCGCCCTAACCGTCGGCACGCTTGACGGCGCAAACGTAGAAATCTTAGATGCCGTGGGCAAAGACAATATCTTCATCTTCGGCAACACCATTGAAGAAGTCGAACAACTGCGCCGCGAAGGCTACTCGCCGATGCGCTACATCGAGCAAGATGCCGCCTTAAGCCATATCGTGCAGCAAGTCAGCAATGGCGCATTTTCCCCTGATGATCCCACGCGTTATCAAGACTTATTCAGCCCCTTCGGAGATTACTATCAATCCTTTGCCGATTTCCACGCCTATGTTGAAGCGCAAAACCGCATCAGCGAATTCTACCGCGATCCGATAGCATGGCAGCGTGCCGCATTGGCGAACATCGCCAATATGGGCTATTTTTCTTCCGATCGCTCGATTATGGATTATGCGCGCAACATCTGGAAAATCGATCCCTTGGACGACATTCCCTTGGATAGCGAAGCGCTGGTGGAAAGAATCAATAAACCCTCAGCAGCAAAGCCGTATAAAACATAG
- the glgA gene encoding glycogen synthase GlgA gives MKILHICSEMYPLMKTGGLADVLGALPFSQQAQGEDVRVLLPYYPQVAAQLGETVEVARRETFAGTAAIRFVYYQGLGIYVLDAPQCFARGGNPYHDEHYQDYPDNYRRFALLSYLGAQLAEGLDQWWGRADVLHAHDWQAGLACAYLHHWHSPVKSVFTIHNIAYVGRFAAHHLPELELPWQAFSMHGLEFYGELSYLKAGLFYADLITTVSPTYAREITESIAGAGFHQLLAERAAEGHLVGILNGVDENIWQPAHDPLIDKTYSAATLADKAVNKSALQKYFHLPQDKKTLLIGMVARLTEQKGADIVLDALPELLKEKVQMIVLGSGAPHLQERFQTLAAQYPQHIGLHLGYDEALAHRIFAGSDMILVPSRFEPCGLTQLYALKYGALPLVRRTGGLADTVIDSDTGGTQATGFSFGEANSVDFLAVCRRVLKLWQQQPQWQHLCRNAMAQAFTWTQAAQEYRQIYRRLIS, from the coding sequence ATGAAAATCTTACATATCTGCTCGGAAATGTATCCGCTGATGAAAACTGGCGGACTCGCAGACGTACTCGGTGCCCTGCCCTTCAGCCAGCAAGCACAGGGAGAAGACGTCCGCGTTTTGCTGCCCTATTATCCGCAAGTCGCCGCGCAATTGGGCGAAACAGTGGAAGTCGCCAGACGCGAGACCTTTGCCGGCACTGCCGCCATCCGCTTTGTCTACTATCAAGGCTTGGGCATTTATGTGCTGGATGCGCCGCAATGCTTTGCTCGCGGCGGCAATCCCTATCATGACGAACATTATCAAGACTACCCCGATAATTACCGCCGCTTTGCCCTGCTCTCTTATCTTGGCGCGCAATTGGCGGAAGGATTAGACCAGTGGTGGGGACGCGCCGACGTACTGCATGCCCATGATTGGCAGGCGGGACTGGCCTGCGCCTATTTACACCATTGGCACAGCCCCGTAAAAAGCGTTTTCACCATTCACAACATCGCCTATGTAGGACGCTTTGCCGCCCATCATCTACCCGAATTAGAACTGCCTTGGCAGGCATTCTCTATGCACGGCTTGGAATTTTACGGCGAACTGTCCTACCTCAAAGCCGGTTTATTCTATGCCGACCTCATCACCACCGTCAGTCCCACTTACGCGCGCGAAATCACCGAATCGATTGCCGGTGCGGGTTTTCATCAACTCTTGGCGGAGCGTGCCGCCGAAGGTCATCTCGTCGGCATACTGAACGGCGTCGATGAAAACATTTGGCAGCCCGCCCACGATCCGCTCATCGACAAAACCTATAGCGCCGCCACACTTGCCGATAAAGCCGTCAATAAAAGCGCCCTGCAAAAATATTTCCACCTGCCTCAGGATAAGAAAACCCTGCTCATCGGCATGGTCGCCCGTCTGACCGAGCAAAAAGGCGCGGATATTGTGTTGGACGCATTGCCAGAACTGCTCAAAGAAAAAGTGCAAATGATTGTCTTGGGCAGCGGTGCGCCGCATCTGCAAGAACGCTTCCAAACCCTCGCCGCCCAATATCCGCAGCACATCGGCTTACACCTCGGCTATGACGAAGCCCTTGCGCACCGTATTTTTGCCGGCAGCGATATGATACTGGTGCCCAGCCGCTTCGAACCCTGCGGACTGACACAACTCTACGCCCTTAAATACGGCGCGCTGCCCTTAGTCCGCCGTACCGGCGGCTTGGCGGATACGGTAATCGACAGCGATACCGGCGGCACACAAGCCACCGGTTTCAGCTTTGGCGAAGCAAACTCTGTCGATTTTCTCGCCGTTTGCCGCCGCGTTCTCAAGCTCTGGCAGCAGCAGCCGCAATGGCAGCATCTCTGCCGCAATGCCATGGCGCAAGCATTTACCTGGACGCAGGCAGCCCAAGAATATCGGCAAATTTATCGACGTTTAATCAGTTGA
- the glgC gene encoding glucose-1-phosphate adenylyltransferase produces the protein MNTNTNTSAPYSAQDLANDTLVLILAGGRGSRLYELTDKRAKPAVYFGGSRRIIDFALSNCINSNLLKIGVITQYAAHSLLRHLQRGWSFLPYERNQYIDMLPARQQLDDQTWYRGTADAVYQNMAMMKSHYRPKYVLILAGDHIYKMDYMQMLIDHLDSGARCTVGCIEVSRDKAHEFGVMSVNEKLKVQAFVEKPDDPPAMPDRPNSSLASMGIYVFDADYLYDILDREVVNPQTSHDFGIDIIPKAVEEGTLYAHPFERSCKGRNTTGSIYWRDVGTIDSYWSAHMDLVSEKPQLDLYDDTWPIHGRPQQTAPARFFYRKPRERTLDNSLISGGCVVTDAEISNSVLFSRCTVQEDSIIEYSVLLPQITVGKNCILRRCVIDRHCVIPNGMQIGVDAEEDARRFRVSKEGIILVTRKMLDKLKPENERDVDIGLQHTI, from the coding sequence ATGAATACCAACACCAACACCAGTGCCCCCTATTCGGCGCAAGACCTCGCTAATGATACTCTCGTGCTGATTCTCGCCGGCGGACGCGGCTCGCGTTTATACGAACTCACCGACAAACGTGCCAAACCGGCGGTTTATTTCGGCGGCAGCCGCCGCATTATCGATTTCGCCTTATCCAACTGCATCAATTCCAATCTGCTGAAAATCGGCGTAATCACCCAATATGCCGCTCATTCCCTGCTCCGCCATTTGCAGCGCGGCTGGTCCTTTCTGCCCTATGAGCGCAATCAATACATCGATATGCTGCCCGCCCGCCAGCAATTGGACGACCAGACTTGGTATCGCGGCACTGCCGACGCCGTTTATCAAAACATGGCGATGATGAAATCGCATTACCGCCCCAAATACGTGCTAATTTTAGCCGGCGATCACATCTACAAAATGGACTACATGCAAATGCTGATAGATCATCTCGACAGCGGCGCGCGCTGCACCGTGGGCTGCATCGAAGTCTCGCGCGATAAGGCGCATGAATTCGGCGTCATGTCCGTCAATGAAAAACTCAAAGTCCAAGCCTTTGTGGAAAAACCCGATGATCCGCCCGCCATGCCCGACCGCCCCAATTCCTCTCTTGCCTCGATGGGCATCTATGTTTTTGACGCCGACTATCTTTATGACATTCTCGACCGCGAAGTCGTCAATCCGCAGACTTCGCATGATTTCGGCATAGACATCATTCCCAAAGCCGTGGAAGAAGGCACGCTTTACGCCCATCCCTTCGAGCGTTCCTGCAAAGGGCGCAACACCACCGGCAGCATCTACTGGCGCGATGTCGGCACGATTGACAGCTATTGGTCGGCGCATATGGACTTGGTCAGCGAAAAACCGCAGCTGGATTTATACGACGACACTTGGCCCATTCACGGTCGCCCGCAGCAAACCGCACCGGCACGCTTTTTCTACCGCAAACCGCGCGAACGCACCCTCGACAATTCCCTGATTAGCGGCGGCTGCGTGGTTACCGACGCGGAAATTAGCAATTCCGTATTATTTTCGCGCTGCACCGTGCAGGAAGACAGCATTATCGAATACAGCGTTTTACTGCCACAAATCACCGTCGGCAAAAATTGCATACTGCGCCGCTGCGTCATCGATCGCCACTGCGTGATTCCGAACGGCATGCAAATCGGCGTGGATGCCGAAGAAGATGCACGCCGCTTCCGAGTCAGTAAAGAAGGCATCATTTTAGTTACGCGCAAAATGCTGGACAAACTCAAGCCGGAAAACGAACGCGATGTGGACATCGGTCTGCAACATACCATTTAA
- the glgX gene encoding glycogen debranching protein GlgX, translating into MKYFAGQPQPLGSRICRHDGLEGVNFAVFSQHARRMELCLFTAAGEKRYSMQRSGNIWHCFISDIGAGMHYGYRANGVSNPRQGHYFNPHKLLLDPYAKQISYAPDFSSADKLAIFRIDTWHDSAAVAPKAIVSAESAFDWQGISRPAIPWAETIIYEAHVKGLTQQHPDIPRDIAGTYAALAHPALIAHLQRLGISTLELLPISFAADEPHLQAIGLRNYWGYNVLGHQTLNPRYAATEHPIEELQTAIRSLHAANIEVILDVVFNHSAEGDQRGATLSWRGLDNANYYWLTPAGEYENWSGCGNSFNANQGDCLTWIIDSLRYWADTFQIDGFRFDLGSILGRNPAFSPQAAFFAAIASDPVLSQLKMIAEPWDIGLGGYCLGQFPPPFAEWNGSYRDTMRGFFLRHSGYLAEFAEHFAGSQAKFGHNQRPLSASINFITAHDGFTLRDLLSYEQRHNYANGEDNRDGHQHNLSCHHGIEGETKDRDILAARAKSSRNLLATLLLSGGTPMLLAGDEFGNSQQGNNNAYCQDNPIAWLDWARADQSLIDSTAALIALRKEIPLLRHGEDWSSANIQWLNSAGVPMQHQDWYDNDNPALAILMHRRWLVLINPQPQAQRFVLPQGQWQLVFAGSDISDFTYTQSVELTPMEVRVLRQ; encoded by the coding sequence ATGAAATATTTTGCCGGACAGCCGCAACCCTTAGGCAGCCGCATTTGCCGCCACGACGGTCTGGAAGGCGTTAATTTCGCCGTCTTCAGCCAACATGCGCGGCGTATGGAACTATGCCTTTTCACCGCCGCAGGGGAAAAACGCTATTCCATGCAGCGCAGCGGCAATATCTGGCATTGCTTTATCAGCGATATTGGCGCCGGTATGCACTACGGCTACCGCGCCAACGGCGTCAGCAATCCGCGACAAGGACATTATTTCAATCCGCATAAGCTCCTGCTTGACCCTTATGCCAAGCAAATCAGCTATGCACCCGATTTTTCCAGCGCCGATAAACTGGCAATTTTTCGGATAGACACATGGCATGACAGCGCCGCAGTCGCGCCCAAAGCGATTGTGAGTGCTGAAAGCGCTTTTGACTGGCAGGGCATTTCCCGCCCCGCCATTCCTTGGGCAGAAACCATTATTTATGAGGCGCATGTAAAAGGGCTGACGCAGCAGCATCCCGATATTCCCCGCGATATTGCCGGCACTTACGCCGCCCTCGCCCACCCTGCCCTGATTGCGCATTTGCAGCGTCTGGGCATCAGCACATTAGAGCTGCTGCCGATCAGTTTTGCCGCCGACGAACCGCATCTGCAAGCCATCGGATTGCGCAATTACTGGGGCTATAACGTCTTAGGGCATCAGACCCTCAATCCGCGCTATGCCGCCACCGAGCACCCGATAGAAGAATTGCAAACTGCGATTCGCAGCTTGCATGCCGCCAATATCGAAGTTATTTTAGACGTCGTCTTCAATCACAGCGCCGAAGGCGATCAGCGCGGCGCAACCCTGTCATGGCGCGGATTGGACAATGCTAATTACTACTGGCTGACGCCCGCCGGCGAATACGAAAACTGGTCCGGCTGCGGCAACAGTTTCAATGCCAACCAAGGCGATTGCTTGACATGGATTATCGACAGCCTACGCTATTGGGCGGATACCTTCCAAATCGACGGCTTCCGCTTCGATTTGGGCAGTATATTAGGGCGCAATCCCGCCTTTAGTCCGCAGGCAGCCTTTTTTGCCGCCATTGCCTCCGACCCTGTGCTTTCCCAACTCAAAATGATTGCCGAACCTTGGGACATCGGCTTAGGCGGCTATTGTTTGGGGCAATTCCCGCCGCCCTTTGCCGAATGGAACGGCAGCTACCGCGACACCATGCGCGGCTTTTTCCTGCGCCATTCCGGCTATCTTGCCGAATTTGCCGAACATTTCGCCGGCAGCCAAGCCAAATTCGGACATAATCAACGCCCCTTAAGCGCCAGTATCAATTTCATCACCGCCCACGACGGCTTTACCTTACGCGATTTGCTCAGCTATGAACAGCGGCATAATTATGCTAACGGCGAAGACAATCGCGACGGCCATCAGCACAATCTCAGCTGCCACCACGGAATCGAAGGCGAAACGAAAGACCGCGACATACTTGCCGCCCGCGCCAAAAGTAGCCGCAATCTGCTGGCAACTTTACTCCTTTCCGGCGGCACGCCCATGCTCTTGGCAGGTGACGAATTCGGCAATTCGCAGCAAGGCAATAACAATGCCTATTGCCAGGACAATCCCATCGCTTGGCTGGATTGGGCGAGAGCCGATCAATCTCTTATCGACAGCACCGCCGCCCTCATCGCCCTGCGCAAAGAAATTCCGCTCCTGCGCCACGGCGAAGACTGGAGCAGCGCCAATATCCAATGGCTGAACAGCGCGGGCGTGCCCATGCAACATCAAGATTGGTATGACAATGACAATCCCGCTCTTGCCATTCTCATGCACCGCCGTTGGCTCGTGTTAATCAATCCGCAGCCGCAAGCGCAGCGCTTTGTACTGCCGCAAGGACAATGGCAGCTGGTTTTTGCCGGCAGCGATATCAGCGATTTTACTTACACACAATCCGTCGAACTCACGCCAATGGAGGTACGCGTGCTCAGGCAATAG